Proteins encoded in a region of the Manduca sexta isolate Smith_Timp_Sample1 chromosome 9, JHU_Msex_v1.0, whole genome shotgun sequence genome:
- the LOC115450942 gene encoding MOG interacting and ectopic P-granules protein 1 isoform X1: MSISTATGTNLDERTEGDDDTSQGSHPKEDSSESENENEPQNQNGGSPSPEVHEITSDDEDECIVTNEDDSSNSSTDSNDSSEASQQSNKMMDVQKEDKQLENGGDESDVEEVAMEDPLNQSAVKSKPIVISDTKSLANLAAKQTKSNSDQNKEPTVVIIDTNSILSGKGSLPVQNKPPVTSTSSIDAHNLCQSIAARGTTITPISSKNTSTQNNIPTPQPNILPSLTDDMFVVEAPSFIVPYVYEKPSLKPFREFVDKLGKELEELKIKEDQEKLERDKERKEREQKERLERGEPLEDPEDVQKESKSEIKKIEKRQRRKKNEDDDDSWDGESTSESEDDALSDDEAVIIKSRDDTINDMKDPISLIAKSLTGGKPDSYFDCSLGQFFINIGINLVQEYVQSDLLKQQNRKLHKEKKSGRSTKATESAIASLTQNLEFSKKTNSPYALVQKKCEFCSFKTESMLVMAHHLEAPHMRNNIYKCNTCEFEIRSPHDILFHMEAEHNIRGRLERAPAYQQCANCHFEDNSKTKLARHLIACAKKFKPEFNLGPPLEWEPPAKIPKLTRARNNIVGPYQSNFNRPQMNMNNLGRPQLNISNVLPNMPVLGRPRGRPPISGPPRAAPVAGVPIIRSGVMIMHNAPTGTTIANYPLIQNSQSAPTTPKISITPLPRAPQPSSSQSSQNSKATFVICEICDGYIKDLEQLRNHMQWIHKVKIHPKMIYNRPPLNCQKCQFRFFTDQGLERHLLGSHGLVTSSMQEAANKGKDAGRCPVCGRVYQWKLLNHVSRDHNMTLKPAHLSYKCTVCTATFGMYKQFENHVYSAHSVVAKRVMDKSKSSAPPAKPADSDPLLKPLKISDEITIIPQPAKSTVTITAKGK, translated from the exons ATGTCGATTTCTACGGCTACAGGTACGAATCTAG ATGAACGCACAGAAGGTGATGATGACACATCGCAGGGCAGTCACCCAAAGGAGGACAGCAGCGAGTCTGAGAATGAAAATGAGCCACAGAATCAAAATGGTGGCTCACCAAGCCCAGAAGTCCATGAAATCACAAGTGACGATGAAGATGAGTGTATAGTGACTAATGAAGATGACTCTTCAAATTCAAGTACAGACAGTAATGATAGTTCTGAAGCTTCTcagcaaagcaataaaatgatGGATGTACAAAAAGAAGATAAGCAACTGGAGAATGGTGGTGATGAGTCTGACGTCGAAGAGGTAGCGATGGAAGACCCACTGAACCAAAGTGCAGTTAAAAGCAAACCTATTGTCATTAGTGATACAAAAAGCTTAGCAAACCTAGCTGCAAAACAAACTAAATCAAACAGTGATCAAAATAAGGAGCCAACAGTTGTTATAATAGACACTAATTCTATTCTATCTGGCAAAGGATCTTTGCCTGTGCAAAATAAACCTCCCGTAACAAGTACCAGCTCCATAGATGCACATAATTTATGTCAAAGTATTGCAGCTCGTGGAACAACAATTACCCCTATAAGTAGTAAAAATACCTCTACTCAAAATAATATCCCAACACCTCAGCCTAACATATTGCCTTCACTTACTGATGATATGTTTGTTGTAGAAGCTCCTTCATTCATTGTTCCTTATGTATATGAAAAACCGTCTCTGAAGCCATTTAGGGAGTTTGTGGATAAATTAGGTAAGGAATTAGAAGAACTTAAAATCAAAGAAGATCAGGAAAAACTCGAAAGGGATAAAGAGAGAAAGGAAAGAGAGCAAAAGGAGCGGTTAGAGAGAGGTGAACCATTGGAAGATCCAGAAGATGTCCAGAAGGAATCAaagtctgaaataaaaaaaatagaaaagaggCAGAGGCGAAAGAAAaatgaagatgatgatgattcttGGGATGGAGAATCTACATCTGAATCTGAAGATGATGCACTATCAGATGATGAGGCTGTGATTATTAAATCAAGGGATGATACCATAAATGATATGAAAGATCCTATTAGTTTGATTGCGAAAAGTCTTACTGGTGGAAAACCGGACAGTTATTTTGACTGTTCTCTGGGGCAGTTCTTCATAAATATTGGGATAAATTTAGTACAAGAATATGTACAAAGTGacttattaaaacaacaaaaccgGAAATTACATAAAGAAAAGAAGTCTGGTCGCAGCACTAAAGCAACCGAATCAGCCATTGCATCACTTACACAAAATCTAGAGTTCAGTAAGAAAACAAATTCCCCCTATGCACTTGTACAGAAGAAATGtgaattttgtagttttaagaCAGAGTCTATGTTAGTCATGGCTCATCATTTAGAAGCCCCTCATATgaggaataatatttataaatgtaatacatGTGAGTTTGAAATTCGTAGCCCACATGACATATTGTTCCACATGGAAGCTGAACACAACATCAGAGGAAGACTTGAGAGAGCTCCTGCCTACCAGCAATGTGCTAATTGTCACTTTGAGGACAACAGCAAGACTAAACTGGCGCGGCACCTTATCGCATGCGCTAAAAAGTTTAAACCAGAATTTAATTTAGGCCCTCCTCTTGAATGGgaaccaccagcaaaaatacCAAAGTTAACACGAGCACGTAACAACATTGTGGGTCCATACCAATCTAACTTCAACCGGCCACAGATGAATATGAACAACCTGGGAAGACCTCAGTTAAATATATCCAATGTGCTTCCTAATATGCCTGTGCTGGGCAGACCTCGCGGCCGTCCTCCCATCAGTGGACCGCCTAGAGCAGCGCCCGTCGCAGGTGTGCCGATTATACGCAGTGGAGTTATGATAATGCACAATGCACCTACTGGAACCACAATAGCCAACTACCCGCTCATACAAAATAGTCAAAGTGCTCCAACAACACCTAAAATATCTATTACACCTCTTCCTCGGGCACCACAACCATCTTCTTCACAATCTTCCCAGAATTCCAAAGCTACATTTGTAATTTGTGAAATCTGTGATGGTTATATTAAGGATTTGGAGCAGCTAAGAAATCACATGCAATGGATTCATAAGGTGAAGATTCATCCTAAGATGATTTACAATAGGCCTCCATTAAACTGTCAGAAATGCCAATTTAGATTTTTCACTGATCAAGGTCTAGAACGGCACTTGTTAGGATCTCATGGATTGGTGACAAGCTCTATGCAGGAAGCGGCCAATAAAGGCAAAGATGCTGGTCGGTGTCCCGTGTGTGGCAGGGTGTACCAGTGGAAGCTGCTAAACCACGTGTCGCGAGACCACAACATGACGCTGAAGCCTGCGCACCTCTCGTACAAGTGCACCGTGTGCACGGCCACCTTCGGCATGTACAAGCAGTTCGAGAACCATGTGTACTCTGCGCACAGCGTGGTCGCCAAGCGCGTCATGGACAAGAGCAAATCAAGCGCCCCACCCGCAAAGCCCGCCGACTCAGATCCATTGCTGAAACCTCTCAAGATTAGTGATGAGATAACAATAATACCGCAGCCCGCCAAATCTACAGTGACTATTACTGCTAAAGGTAAATAA
- the LOC115450942 gene encoding MOG interacting and ectopic P-granules protein 1 isoform X2 has protein sequence MSISTATDERTEGDDDTSQGSHPKEDSSESENENEPQNQNGGSPSPEVHEITSDDEDECIVTNEDDSSNSSTDSNDSSEASQQSNKMMDVQKEDKQLENGGDESDVEEVAMEDPLNQSAVKSKPIVISDTKSLANLAAKQTKSNSDQNKEPTVVIIDTNSILSGKGSLPVQNKPPVTSTSSIDAHNLCQSIAARGTTITPISSKNTSTQNNIPTPQPNILPSLTDDMFVVEAPSFIVPYVYEKPSLKPFREFVDKLGKELEELKIKEDQEKLERDKERKEREQKERLERGEPLEDPEDVQKESKSEIKKIEKRQRRKKNEDDDDSWDGESTSESEDDALSDDEAVIIKSRDDTINDMKDPISLIAKSLTGGKPDSYFDCSLGQFFINIGINLVQEYVQSDLLKQQNRKLHKEKKSGRSTKATESAIASLTQNLEFSKKTNSPYALVQKKCEFCSFKTESMLVMAHHLEAPHMRNNIYKCNTCEFEIRSPHDILFHMEAEHNIRGRLERAPAYQQCANCHFEDNSKTKLARHLIACAKKFKPEFNLGPPLEWEPPAKIPKLTRARNNIVGPYQSNFNRPQMNMNNLGRPQLNISNVLPNMPVLGRPRGRPPISGPPRAAPVAGVPIIRSGVMIMHNAPTGTTIANYPLIQNSQSAPTTPKISITPLPRAPQPSSSQSSQNSKATFVICEICDGYIKDLEQLRNHMQWIHKVKIHPKMIYNRPPLNCQKCQFRFFTDQGLERHLLGSHGLVTSSMQEAANKGKDAGRCPVCGRVYQWKLLNHVSRDHNMTLKPAHLSYKCTVCTATFGMYKQFENHVYSAHSVVAKRVMDKSKSSAPPAKPADSDPLLKPLKISDEITIIPQPAKSTVTITAKGK, from the exons ATGTCGATTTCTACGGCTACAG ATGAACGCACAGAAGGTGATGATGACACATCGCAGGGCAGTCACCCAAAGGAGGACAGCAGCGAGTCTGAGAATGAAAATGAGCCACAGAATCAAAATGGTGGCTCACCAAGCCCAGAAGTCCATGAAATCACAAGTGACGATGAAGATGAGTGTATAGTGACTAATGAAGATGACTCTTCAAATTCAAGTACAGACAGTAATGATAGTTCTGAAGCTTCTcagcaaagcaataaaatgatGGATGTACAAAAAGAAGATAAGCAACTGGAGAATGGTGGTGATGAGTCTGACGTCGAAGAGGTAGCGATGGAAGACCCACTGAACCAAAGTGCAGTTAAAAGCAAACCTATTGTCATTAGTGATACAAAAAGCTTAGCAAACCTAGCTGCAAAACAAACTAAATCAAACAGTGATCAAAATAAGGAGCCAACAGTTGTTATAATAGACACTAATTCTATTCTATCTGGCAAAGGATCTTTGCCTGTGCAAAATAAACCTCCCGTAACAAGTACCAGCTCCATAGATGCACATAATTTATGTCAAAGTATTGCAGCTCGTGGAACAACAATTACCCCTATAAGTAGTAAAAATACCTCTACTCAAAATAATATCCCAACACCTCAGCCTAACATATTGCCTTCACTTACTGATGATATGTTTGTTGTAGAAGCTCCTTCATTCATTGTTCCTTATGTATATGAAAAACCGTCTCTGAAGCCATTTAGGGAGTTTGTGGATAAATTAGGTAAGGAATTAGAAGAACTTAAAATCAAAGAAGATCAGGAAAAACTCGAAAGGGATAAAGAGAGAAAGGAAAGAGAGCAAAAGGAGCGGTTAGAGAGAGGTGAACCATTGGAAGATCCAGAAGATGTCCAGAAGGAATCAaagtctgaaataaaaaaaatagaaaagaggCAGAGGCGAAAGAAAaatgaagatgatgatgattcttGGGATGGAGAATCTACATCTGAATCTGAAGATGATGCACTATCAGATGATGAGGCTGTGATTATTAAATCAAGGGATGATACCATAAATGATATGAAAGATCCTATTAGTTTGATTGCGAAAAGTCTTACTGGTGGAAAACCGGACAGTTATTTTGACTGTTCTCTGGGGCAGTTCTTCATAAATATTGGGATAAATTTAGTACAAGAATATGTACAAAGTGacttattaaaacaacaaaaccgGAAATTACATAAAGAAAAGAAGTCTGGTCGCAGCACTAAAGCAACCGAATCAGCCATTGCATCACTTACACAAAATCTAGAGTTCAGTAAGAAAACAAATTCCCCCTATGCACTTGTACAGAAGAAATGtgaattttgtagttttaagaCAGAGTCTATGTTAGTCATGGCTCATCATTTAGAAGCCCCTCATATgaggaataatatttataaatgtaatacatGTGAGTTTGAAATTCGTAGCCCACATGACATATTGTTCCACATGGAAGCTGAACACAACATCAGAGGAAGACTTGAGAGAGCTCCTGCCTACCAGCAATGTGCTAATTGTCACTTTGAGGACAACAGCAAGACTAAACTGGCGCGGCACCTTATCGCATGCGCTAAAAAGTTTAAACCAGAATTTAATTTAGGCCCTCCTCTTGAATGGgaaccaccagcaaaaatacCAAAGTTAACACGAGCACGTAACAACATTGTGGGTCCATACCAATCTAACTTCAACCGGCCACAGATGAATATGAACAACCTGGGAAGACCTCAGTTAAATATATCCAATGTGCTTCCTAATATGCCTGTGCTGGGCAGACCTCGCGGCCGTCCTCCCATCAGTGGACCGCCTAGAGCAGCGCCCGTCGCAGGTGTGCCGATTATACGCAGTGGAGTTATGATAATGCACAATGCACCTACTGGAACCACAATAGCCAACTACCCGCTCATACAAAATAGTCAAAGTGCTCCAACAACACCTAAAATATCTATTACACCTCTTCCTCGGGCACCACAACCATCTTCTTCACAATCTTCCCAGAATTCCAAAGCTACATTTGTAATTTGTGAAATCTGTGATGGTTATATTAAGGATTTGGAGCAGCTAAGAAATCACATGCAATGGATTCATAAGGTGAAGATTCATCCTAAGATGATTTACAATAGGCCTCCATTAAACTGTCAGAAATGCCAATTTAGATTTTTCACTGATCAAGGTCTAGAACGGCACTTGTTAGGATCTCATGGATTGGTGACAAGCTCTATGCAGGAAGCGGCCAATAAAGGCAAAGATGCTGGTCGGTGTCCCGTGTGTGGCAGGGTGTACCAGTGGAAGCTGCTAAACCACGTGTCGCGAGACCACAACATGACGCTGAAGCCTGCGCACCTCTCGTACAAGTGCACCGTGTGCACGGCCACCTTCGGCATGTACAAGCAGTTCGAGAACCATGTGTACTCTGCGCACAGCGTGGTCGCCAAGCGCGTCATGGACAAGAGCAAATCAAGCGCCCCACCCGCAAAGCCCGCCGACTCAGATCCATTGCTGAAACCTCTCAAGATTAGTGATGAGATAACAATAATACCGCAGCCCGCCAAATCTACAGTGACTATTACTGCTAAAGGTAAATAA